From the genome of Flavobacterium sediminis:
TGTTGCATCTAATGTAATATGTTGATGTGCCAACATTTTAGTAAGACCTTTTAATTGCAATTGAACGATCTGTCTGATGTTATCGGTAGTAAGCGGAGTGAACATGATAATTTCGTCAATTCTGTTTAAGAACTCAGGACGAACAGATTGTTTTAGCAGACCTAATACTTCTACTTTAGCATTCTCGGCTGCTGCTTCAACATTTCCTTTCAGGTTTTCAAATTTTTCCTGAATGATATGGCTTCCCATATTGGACGTCATGATGATAATCGTGTTTTTGAAATCTGCCAAACGTCCTTTATTGTCTGTTAAACGTCCTTCATCTAAAACCTGTAACAAGATGTTAAAGGTATCGGGATGTGCTTTTTCAATTTCGTCTAACAATACAACAGAGTAAGGTTTTCTACGTACAGCTTCTGTCAATTGTCCTCCTTCATCATAACCTACATATCCCGGAGGCGCACCTACTAAGCGGCTCACGCTATGACGCTCCTGATATTCACTCATATCGATACGGGTAATTGCATTTTCATCGTCAAATAAATATTCAGCTAAAGCCTTAGCTAACTCCGTTTTACCCACTCCGGTTGTCCCTAAGAAAAGGAATGAACCTATAGGTTTTCTGGCGTCTTGTAGTCCGGCTCTGCTACGTCTTACAGCATCACTGATCGCTTGAATGGCTTCTTCTTGCCCAACCACACGTTTGTGTAGTTCGTCTTCCAAATGAAGCAGTTTTTCACGTTCGCTTTGTAGCATTTTGGTAACCGGTATGCCTGTCCATTTAGCAACAACTTCCGCAATATCATCTTGTGTAACCTCTTCTTTTATTAAAGAATGTCCTTCCTGATCTTCATGCAATTGTTTTTGGTAAGTTGCCAATTGTTCTTGTGCGTCTTTAATTTTACCGTAACGAATTTCGGCTACTTTACCATAATCGCCTTCGCGTTCGGCTTTTTCAGCTTCTAATTTGTAATCTTCGATCTGTTGTTTTGCATTCTGGATATTATCGACCACTTCTTTTTCAGATTGCCATTTAGCGAAAATTTCATTGCGTTCTTCTTTTAAATTGGCTAATTCTAATCCTAAAGATTTTAACTTAGGTTCGTCATTTTCCCGTTTAATGGCCTCAATTTCAATTTCCAATTGCATGATCTTACGATCCAAAACGTCCAATTCTTCCGGTTTTGAATTGATCTCCATTCGTAATTTAGAAGCGGCTTCGTCCATTAAGTCGATAGCTTTATCCGGAAGAAAACGATTGGTAATATAGCGTTGTGAAAGTTCTACCGCAGCAATAATAGCATCATCTTTGATACGAACTTTGT
Proteins encoded in this window:
- the clpB gene encoding ATP-dependent chaperone ClpB — its product is MNLKNLTIKSQEALQQAQQIAQSFGHQQIENEHLVKGILEVDENVTPFLLKKLNVNVELFKKVLDSTLESFPKVSGGDIMLSREAGTALNEASIIAKKMNDEYVSIEHLLLAIFKSKSKVAQILKDQGVTEKGFEAAITELRKGERVTSASAEETYNSLNKYAKNLNELAKTGKLDPVIGRDEEIRRVLQILTRRTKNNPMLIGEPGVGKTAIAEGLAHRIVAGDVPENLKDKVIYSLDMGALIAGAKYKGEFEERLKSVVKEVTSGEGEIVLFIDEIHTLVGAGGGEGAMDAANILKPALARGELRAIGATTLDEYQKYFEKDKALERRFQKVMVDEPDTESAISILRGIKEKYETHHKVRIKDDAIIAAVELSQRYITNRFLPDKAIDLMDEAASKLRMEINSKPEELDVLDRKIMQLEIEIEAIKRENDEPKLKSLGLELANLKEERNEIFAKWQSEKEVVDNIQNAKQQIEDYKLEAEKAEREGDYGKVAEIRYGKIKDAQEQLATYQKQLHEDQEGHSLIKEEVTQDDIAEVVAKWTGIPVTKMLQSEREKLLHLEDELHKRVVGQEEAIQAISDAVRRSRAGLQDARKPIGSFLFLGTTGVGKTELAKALAEYLFDDENAITRIDMSEYQERHSVSRLVGAPPGYVGYDEGGQLTEAVRRKPYSVVLLDEIEKAHPDTFNILLQVLDEGRLTDNKGRLADFKNTIIIMTSNMGSHIIQEKFENLKGNVEAAAENAKVEVLGLLKQSVRPEFLNRIDEIIMFTPLTTDNIRQIVQLQLKGLTKMLAHQHITLDATPEAIDYLAKKGYDAEFGARPVKRVIQREVLNELSKEILSGKVTTDSIILLDSFDGKLVFRNHLEEHKA